The following proteins come from a genomic window of Methanosarcina sp. MTP4:
- a CDS encoding Era-like GTP-binding protein, giving the protein MSMIKRFKISFSRIFDKLFKKKGACIGIYGPPNAGKTTLSNRILRDWVGNEETMGSVSHIAHETRHAKRRNEVSIESKGHTISLDIVDTPGLATKIDFHDFMGQGMSDSESKKRSKEATEGVIEAVKWLEDLDGVILVMDSTENPYTQVNVTVIGNMEARNLPLLIVANKVDLPEADPGVIKEAFPQHPMVPISALDGVGMDSFYEALAKQFG; this is encoded by the coding sequence ATGAGTATGATAAAACGATTTAAGATAAGCTTTTCAAGAATATTTGACAAATTGTTCAAGAAAAAGGGCGCATGCATAGGAATTTACGGACCCCCCAATGCCGGCAAAACGACCCTTAGCAATAGAATCCTCCGGGACTGGGTAGGAAACGAAGAAACCATGGGTTCGGTGTCCCACATCGCACACGAAACAAGGCACGCAAAACGCCGTAATGAGGTTTCCATAGAATCTAAAGGGCATACGATCAGCCTGGATATCGTGGACACCCCCGGACTTGCGACAAAAATAGATTTCCATGACTTCATGGGACAGGGGATGAGTGATTCCGAATCGAAGAAGAGGTCCAAGGAAGCAACGGAAGGTGTTATCGAAGCAGTAAAGTGGCTCGAAGACCTGGACGGCGTGATCCTTGTTATGGACTCCACGGAAAACCCGTACACACAGGTCAATGTCACGGTAATCGGAAATATGGAAGCCAGGAACCTTCCGCTCCTTATCGTTGCAAATAAGGTAGACCTTCCGGAAGCTGACCCGGGAGTCATAAAGGAAGCTTTCCCCCAGCACCCAATGGTACCGATTTCAGCCCTTGACGGAGTCGGGATGGACTCTTTTTACGAAGCTCTGGCAAAACAGTTCGGGTGA
- a CDS encoding cytochrome c biogenesis protein CcdA, which produces MKKRPAPQRHAIDMKPGLKIYLLLLFGLLSFSPAPASAAENGTVSVEYFYEEGCLKCQQALPVVGQVVKSYPNVDFSIYEIMSSYTRMKEYGITTVPTIVVNRSTVITYRDYEGNETILKALLEEAIETSTLPPLPAGEPPAGESPDYNNETNNETPEELNGGIMNPFFILAAGILAGFNPCLLAVMAFLASITLSQQGGKGEMLKITAGFSAGIFVMYMVAGISILGTVSFIPRIRETVTTFLALMTGIVGLWHIYDAYRLKVDAKSTFRTPKALKSFMERIGEKNLLLLSFLAGGMFSLVKAPCVGAIYLSILNMLVTKTGVLEGAFYLAIYNLGLVLPVIGLGILLTIGMSPETVTEFREKRRVEIRLVTGLILIALALLMQFRIL; this is translated from the coding sequence ATGAAAAAGCGACCTGCTCCTCAACGGCATGCCATTGATATGAAACCGGGGCTGAAAATATACCTCTTATTACTGTTCGGCCTTCTGTCCTTTAGCCCTGCGCCCGCTTCTGCTGCAGAAAACGGGACAGTTTCAGTGGAGTATTTCTATGAAGAAGGTTGCCTGAAGTGTCAGCAGGCCCTGCCTGTGGTAGGCCAGGTCGTTAAGAGCTACCCTAACGTCGATTTTTCTATTTACGAAATAATGAGTTCCTATACCCGCATGAAAGAATACGGGATAACTACCGTCCCCACCATCGTCGTCAACCGCAGTACGGTAATCACTTACCGGGACTACGAAGGAAACGAGACAATTCTCAAAGCCCTGCTTGAGGAGGCAATCGAAACCTCCACTCTTCCGCCCCTTCCTGCAGGCGAGCCTCCTGCAGGAGAAAGTCCGGATTATAATAATGAGACTAACAATGAAACCCCGGAGGAGCTGAACGGGGGGATAATGAATCCCTTCTTTATCCTTGCCGCAGGCATCCTTGCAGGTTTCAACCCCTGTCTCCTTGCCGTAATGGCTTTTCTGGCCTCGATCACCCTTTCCCAGCAAGGAGGAAAAGGGGAGATGCTCAAGATCACAGCCGGCTTTTCTGCCGGGATCTTTGTAATGTATATGGTTGCCGGGATTAGCATCCTCGGCACGGTCAGTTTCATCCCGAGAATCAGGGAGACTGTCACGACTTTCCTGGCACTGATGACCGGGATTGTCGGGCTCTGGCATATCTACGATGCATACAGGCTCAAAGTGGACGCAAAATCAACCTTCAGGACCCCGAAAGCCCTGAAAAGTTTCATGGAAAGGATCGGGGAAAAGAACCTCCTGCTCCTTTCTTTCCTGGCCGGAGGAATGTTTTCGCTGGTTAAAGCCCCCTGCGTGGGAGCAATCTACCTCTCCATCCTGAACATGCTGGTCACGAAAACCGGCGTGCTCGAAGGAGCATTCTACCTTGCCATCTACAACCTTGGCCTGGTGCTCCCGGTAATTGGCCTGGGAATACTGCTAACCATCGGCATGAGCCCGGAAACAGTCACGGAATTCAGGGAAAAAAGGAGAGTCGAAATCAGGCTGGTGACAGGGCTTATCCTTATTGCCCTGGCCCTGCTAATGCAGTTCAGGATACTCTGA
- a CDS encoding pyridoxal phosphate-dependent aminotransferase, whose protein sequence is MKDMKFSENVLRIDTSGIRKIFEAAGSDAINLGLGQPDFDTPAHIKEAAIKAISEGFTGYTVGPGIPELREALSRKFEEENGFSVSPQEIIVTSGASEALSIALAALLNPGDEVLISNPGFVSYNALVEILNGKTISVPLSEDLTMKPESVLEKITPKTRALILNSPSNPTGAVTSKADIKALAEIADDHNITIISDEVYEYFIYEGEHVSPASYSDNVITVNATSKSYAMTGWRLGYVAARKEYTDQMLKVHQYIQACANSVAQKAAYAAVAGPKDSVNTMREEFRKRRDVLVKGLNDLGMECPTPKGAFYAFPKVQNSEEVASRFISNGVVVVPGTAFGSGGDSYIRLSYAASMENIEKALGIMEKVL, encoded by the coding sequence ATGAAGGACATGAAGTTTTCAGAGAATGTACTCAGGATAGACACATCGGGAATCAGGAAGATCTTCGAAGCCGCCGGCTCGGACGCCATAAATCTCGGGCTCGGGCAGCCGGACTTTGACACCCCGGCACATATCAAAGAGGCGGCGATTAAAGCCATAAGCGAAGGTTTTACCGGTTACACCGTGGGCCCGGGAATTCCGGAACTCAGGGAAGCCCTTAGCAGGAAATTCGAAGAGGAAAACGGGTTTTCAGTCTCCCCCCAGGAAATTATTGTCACCTCGGGAGCATCGGAAGCCCTTAGTATTGCCCTTGCCGCCCTCCTGAACCCGGGGGACGAAGTTCTGATCTCGAATCCCGGTTTCGTTTCCTACAATGCCCTTGTCGAAATCCTGAACGGCAAGACAATAAGCGTGCCCCTCTCGGAAGACCTCACCATGAAACCCGAAAGCGTTCTCGAGAAGATCACCCCGAAGACCAGGGCCCTGATCCTGAATTCCCCCTCGAACCCCACCGGAGCCGTGACGAGCAAAGCCGACATCAAAGCTCTTGCCGAAATTGCCGACGACCATAACATCACCATCATCTCCGATGAGGTCTACGAGTACTTCATCTACGAAGGGGAACACGTAAGTCCTGCCAGCTACTCGGACAACGTCATCACCGTGAACGCCACCTCCAAGAGCTATGCCATGACCGGCTGGAGACTCGGCTATGTGGCAGCCAGGAAGGAGTACACGGACCAGATGCTCAAAGTCCACCAGTACATCCAGGCCTGCGCCAACTCGGTCGCCCAGAAAGCCGCCTATGCCGCTGTTGCCGGCCCGAAAGACTCGGTAAACACCATGCGCGAAGAATTCAGAAAACGCAGGGATGTGCTGGTAAAGGGCCTCAACGACCTTGGAATGGAATGCCCTACCCCCAAAGGGGCTTTCTACGCCTTCCCGAAAGTCCAAAACTCTGAGGAAGTTGCTTCCAGGTTCATCTCGAACGGCGTGGTCGTCGTCCCGGGAACGGCTTTTGGAAGCGGAGGCGACAGTTACATAAGGCTTTCCTATGCAGCTTCCATGGAAAATATAGAAAAGGCACTCGGCATCATGGAAAAAGTGCTTTAA
- a CDS encoding DUF2073 domain-containing protein gives MQGIQMDLISEAKISQMASMEKVRYIIDEVRKGKILVLEKGLNPMEEAKLIEVTMSAIQPDEFSGIEMQSYPSNGEASILGKIFKKQGNKRLTVIGPANQLKTLKKDRNLISALVSASK, from the coding sequence ATGCAGGGAATTCAAATGGACCTTATATCCGAAGCCAAGATTTCCCAGATGGCTTCGATGGAAAAAGTCCGCTACATAATCGACGAAGTAAGAAAGGGAAAAATCCTCGTGCTTGAAAAAGGCTTAAACCCGATGGAGGAAGCAAAGCTCATTGAAGTGACAATGTCTGCTATCCAGCCAGATGAGTTTTCAGGCATCGAGATGCAAAGCTATCCCTCAAATGGGGAAGCCTCCATCCTTGGTAAGATCTTCAAAAAACAGGGTAATAAAAGGCTTACAGTGATAGGCCCTGCAAACCAGCTCAAGACCCTCAAGAAGGACCGGAATCTGATCAGTGCACTTGTCTCTGCAAGTAAATAA
- a CDS encoding diphthine--ammonia ligase → MKFAALVSGGKDSIFAIQKALEAGHEVTDLINIIPARDDSYMYHSINLHMVELISEASEIPLIQQESSGIKELELDDLTLALKKVDVDGVTVGAIESQYQANRVQKICASLGLEVYSPLWHRDPEELLQEMAKVLDVRIVRVAADGMDESWLGRPINSTSIEQLKALNRRRMVHMAGEGGEYETVVLDAPFYKKRIEIVRSEIEWLGDQGTLNIIEAKLVDKT, encoded by the coding sequence ATGAAATTCGCAGCACTGGTTTCCGGTGGCAAGGACTCGATCTTCGCCATTCAAAAAGCTCTCGAAGCAGGGCATGAGGTCACCGACCTCATAAATATCATCCCTGCCAGGGATGACTCCTATATGTACCATTCCATCAACCTGCACATGGTGGAACTTATCTCCGAAGCCTCCGAAATTCCGCTCATCCAGCAGGAGTCCAGTGGGATAAAAGAGCTTGAACTCGACGATCTTACCCTTGCCCTGAAGAAAGTTGACGTTGATGGAGTAACCGTCGGCGCCATCGAGTCCCAGTACCAGGCAAACAGGGTGCAGAAGATCTGCGCCTCCCTGGGCCTTGAGGTCTACTCCCCCCTCTGGCACCGGGACCCTGAAGAATTGCTTCAGGAAATGGCCAAAGTGCTCGACGTTCGGATTGTCCGGGTCGCAGCCGACGGGATGGACGAGTCCTGGCTGGGCAGGCCGATCAACAGCACCTCCATCGAACAGCTTAAAGCCCTGAACCGCAGGCGCATGGTCCACATGGCGGGGGAAGGCGGAGAATACGAAACCGTCGTCCTGGACGCCCCCTTCTACAAAAAGCGCATCGAAATCGTAAGAAGCGAAATCGAATGGCTGGGAGACCAGGGGACCCTGAACATCATTGAAGCAAAACTTGTCGACAAGACCTGA
- a CDS encoding chorismate mutase, translated as MSELEVVRKEIEEIDREILALISRRVNLAEKVLESKRINGTSINDRTQNEVVINRAVSAATELNLDVGFVKNIFDILIRMSIERQEELSGKGNFP; from the coding sequence TTGAGCGAACTTGAAGTTGTCCGTAAGGAAATAGAAGAAATCGACAGGGAAATCCTGGCCCTGATTAGCAGAAGGGTCAACCTTGCCGAAAAGGTCCTGGAATCAAAAAGAATAAATGGGACCTCCATAAATGACCGTACGCAAAACGAGGTTGTAATCAACCGGGCCGTGAGCGCTGCCACAGAACTTAACCTCGACGTGGGATTCGTAAAAAATATTTTCGATATCCTGATCCGGATGAGTATCGAGCGCCAGGAAGAGTTAAGCGGTAAGGGGAACTTTCCCTGA
- a CDS encoding CBS domain-containing protein encodes MELTPIQKDIIIALLNLQRQKDRAIKGEEIAEVIQRNPGTIRNQMQLLKALGLVEGVPGPKGGYKPMGAAYGALRIQQLKHESVVPIYKNNVIVNGATAAEISFTTVRSPDMCNGIIRVLGNTKDFILDDKIQVGPTPVNRLIIRGEVTGRDDTNNSILFNINEMISLPKKQVKHYMKYPPMLVNVNASIQEATRLFIRNNVHGAPVDDKGKIVGIVTYTDIAHAIAQGKLNIKIKDIMTKELITVDGDMQLYDVVKLFHKYNVGRLVVTINGVPKGTLSKTDVLNELAVY; translated from the coding sequence ATGGAACTCACACCTATTCAAAAAGATATTATAATTGCATTACTCAATCTCCAGCGGCAGAAAGACCGGGCGATCAAAGGGGAAGAAATCGCCGAGGTCATACAGCGCAACCCGGGGACCATCCGCAACCAGATGCAGCTTTTAAAAGCCTTAGGTCTGGTAGAAGGGGTACCCGGACCGAAAGGAGGGTACAAACCCATGGGAGCAGCATACGGTGCCCTGAGGATCCAGCAGTTGAAACATGAATCCGTAGTCCCGATCTACAAAAACAACGTTATTGTTAACGGGGCGACTGCTGCCGAGATCAGCTTTACGACAGTCCGCAGCCCGGACATGTGCAATGGGATAATTCGGGTACTCGGGAACACCAAGGACTTCATACTCGACGACAAGATCCAGGTAGGGCCGACTCCTGTAAACCGGCTGATCATCCGGGGGGAAGTTACAGGGAGAGATGATACTAACAATTCCATTCTTTTCAACATCAACGAAATGATCTCCCTTCCGAAAAAGCAGGTCAAACACTACATGAAATACCCGCCCATGCTCGTGAACGTGAACGCCAGCATCCAGGAAGCAACCAGGCTTTTTATCCGCAACAACGTCCACGGTGCCCCGGTTGATGACAAAGGGAAAATCGTCGGGATTGTAACATACACCGACATCGCCCATGCCATTGCCCAGGGCAAACTCAACATAAAAATAAAGGACATCATGACAAAAGAGCTGATCACCGTAGACGGGGACATGCAGCTCTACGACGTCGTGAAACTCTTCCACAAATACAACGTAGGAAGACTGGTTGTCACCATAAACGGGGTACCCAAAGGAACCCTCTCAAAAACCGACGTGCTTAACGAACTCGCAGTTTATTGA
- the hxlB gene encoding 6-phospho-3-hexuloisomerase: MTDCQVTDCEDVILSMRLIVDQLNDVINRLDNKAIKGMLQKTLDAERIFLMGAGRSGLVAKAFAMRLMHLGFTVYVVGETTTPAVQEKDVVIAISGSGETRSIANLGKIVKDIGSTLITVTSKKESTLGRISDIAVVLPSKTKNDLDAGGYLERNMRGDYKNLPPLGTAFEITSLVFLDSVIAQLITLTGASEAELKSRHTNIE; this comes from the coding sequence ATGACAGACTGTCAGGTTACAGACTGCGAAGACGTAATATTATCGATGAGATTGATAGTGGATCAGCTAAATGACGTGATTAACAGGCTTGACAATAAAGCCATAAAGGGTATGCTTCAGAAGACCCTCGATGCCGAGAGGATCTTCCTGATGGGAGCAGGCAGGTCAGGGCTTGTTGCCAAGGCATTTGCCATGCGCCTCATGCACCTCGGGTTTACCGTCTATGTGGTTGGAGAAACAACAACCCCTGCTGTCCAGGAAAAAGATGTCGTGATTGCCATTTCAGGCTCCGGGGAAACCCGTTCCATCGCCAACCTCGGGAAGATCGTAAAGGACATAGGTTCCACCCTGATAACGGTCACCTCTAAAAAGGAGTCAACCCTCGGTAGGATTTCGGATATAGCCGTGGTCCTCCCGAGCAAAACCAAAAACGACCTTGACGCCGGGGGCTACCTTGAGAGGAACATGCGAGGAGACTACAAGAACCTGCCACCTCTCGGAACGGCTTTCGAGATTACCTCACTTGTATTCCTGGACTCGGTAATCGCCCAGCTGATTACGCTTACCGGAGCATCCGAAGCCGAGCTCAAGTCCAGGCACACGAACATCGAATAA
- a CDS encoding carbohydrate kinase family protein produces the protein MDRVISVVGHTALDYIVDVERIAGKNESSPVTDYEEHPGGGAANIAVAIARLGGKCQLISPVGADFESSGYEKHLKDAGIDLSHLYRLENQKLSKAFIFNDREDDQATYFYWGASSKFKELEPGPVDFVHLATADSVYNAKMAKIAGFVSFDPGQDLVTYSKENLETILSNTDILFANRHEIKRVSEMTGKSFSELKNMIATIVITYDAEGSRIYTEAEEYPVPVVPVTALDPTGAGDAYRAGFLLAYTRGYQLPTCGKIGATVASYAVETRGPQTELPTWEKMQARYEAHFGKLEKT, from the coding sequence ATGGATAGAGTGATTTCCGTGGTCGGGCACACTGCCCTGGACTACATCGTGGACGTTGAAAGGATAGCAGGAAAAAACGAGTCATCTCCGGTTACAGATTACGAGGAACATCCCGGAGGAGGGGCTGCTAACATCGCGGTCGCCATTGCAAGGCTTGGGGGAAAATGCCAGCTCATCTCCCCTGTAGGTGCGGATTTTGAAAGTTCGGGATACGAAAAGCACCTGAAAGACGCCGGCATTGACCTCTCACACCTCTATCGGCTCGAGAACCAGAAGCTGTCCAAAGCCTTCATTTTCAACGACAGGGAAGACGACCAGGCGACCTACTTTTACTGGGGAGCTTCCTCGAAATTCAAGGAACTCGAACCCGGACCCGTGGATTTCGTACACCTTGCGACAGCAGATTCCGTCTATAACGCGAAAATGGCAAAAATCGCAGGTTTCGTTTCCTTTGACCCCGGACAGGACCTGGTAACCTATTCTAAAGAAAACCTGGAAACTATCCTCTCAAATACCGATATCCTCTTTGCAAACCGGCATGAGATCAAAAGAGTCTCCGAGATGACCGGAAAAAGCTTCTCCGAACTCAAAAACATGATCGCTACCATCGTGATCACCTATGACGCAGAGGGCAGCCGCATCTATACCGAAGCCGAAGAATACCCGGTTCCGGTCGTCCCCGTTACGGCCCTGGACCCCACGGGAGCTGGAGATGCCTACAGGGCAGGGTTCCTGCTCGCCTACACCAGAGGATATCAGCTACCCACCTGCGGGAAAATAGGGGCAACCGTGGCATCCTATGCCGTGGAGACCCGGGGCCCCCAGACCGAACTCCCAACCTGGGAGAAAATGCAGGCCCGCTACGAAGCCCATTTCGGGAAACTGGAAAAAACCTGA
- a CDS encoding NOG1 family protein translates to MIFEKIHTVPTSEELINKSFRRASRAMSGKTIDGRDSRISANESMLLTAANILSDNLANIVRRFPTFENLPRFYYEITDILVGVDQLRMSLGSVEWASQKIHGLARSYVGKIRVADNPDTVRKEAFGRLASIIKSINKDLLFLNKARNILRKLPEVQDEPTLVVAGYPNVGKSSFVSKVTGATPEVASYPFTTKGVSIGHFTREGVRYQVMDTPGLLDRPMSERNDIERQAITAISYLDAVVMFIMDPSESCGYEIKDQRHLLEEIKENFDLPVLVVSNKADRPEFQKLEEVEMNISAITGEGIEEVVERLVGMIEEKRLQSLEESEEESDEGSIL, encoded by the coding sequence ATGATATTCGAGAAAATTCACACAGTTCCCACTTCCGAGGAATTAATCAATAAATCCTTCAGAAGGGCTTCCAGGGCAATGTCCGGGAAAACCATTGACGGCAGAGATAGCCGAATCAGTGCAAATGAATCCATGCTGCTGACAGCAGCAAACATTTTGTCCGATAACCTCGCAAATATTGTCCGGCGTTTCCCGACTTTTGAAAACCTTCCCCGTTTCTATTACGAAATCACGGATATCCTGGTAGGGGTGGACCAGCTCAGGATGTCCCTGGGTTCCGTAGAGTGGGCCAGCCAGAAAATCCACGGGCTTGCCAGGTCTTATGTCGGGAAGATAAGGGTTGCCGACAATCCCGACACTGTCCGGAAAGAAGCTTTCGGGAGGCTGGCTTCGATTATCAAGTCCATTAACAAGGACCTCCTCTTCCTGAACAAGGCGAGAAACATCCTGAGGAAGCTTCCTGAAGTCCAGGACGAGCCCACACTCGTGGTTGCAGGCTACCCGAACGTAGGAAAGTCCAGTTTTGTTTCGAAAGTTACCGGGGCAACCCCGGAAGTCGCTTCCTATCCCTTCACCACAAAAGGGGTCAGCATAGGGCACTTCACGCGGGAAGGAGTCCGCTACCAGGTCATGGACACTCCGGGTCTCCTGGACCGGCCAATGTCCGAGCGAAACGACATCGAACGCCAGGCAATTACTGCAATCAGCTACCTGGATGCAGTTGTCATGTTCATCATGGACCCTAGTGAAAGCTGCGGGTACGAGATCAAAGACCAGAGGCATCTCCTTGAAGAAATTAAGGAAAACTTTGACCTCCCCGTACTGGTAGTTTCAAATAAGGCGGACAGGCCGGAATTCCAGAAGCTTGAAGAAGTCGAAATGAACATCTCCGCCATTACAGGGGAAGGGATTGAAGAGGTGGTTGAAAGACTGGTCGGAATGATTGAAGAAAAGCGTCTTCAATCTTTAGAAGAGTCTGAAGAAGAGTCCGATGAGGGATCCATTCTTTGA
- a CDS encoding phosphate uptake regulator PhoU, translating into METRKVQQTGGSTYIISLPKPWAEKVGIKTGVRVSIQTQPDGKLVIDPILEGRTIKTKRIDVTGCEGQALERDIIAAYIYGYDKMEFVSKRILSEQKQIIRKVCYKLIGPEIIEESSNCLVIQDLLNPNELPIKKGIHRMYLISSSMQKDAIRALKTIDHDLALDVSLRDDEVDRLYLLISKQFRSVLCGSKIPYPSETSIEEYHDFRMAASPLERIGDHSQRIANVASKLETPIQSDVMGGVEDLSVASMELVKQAIDALFNADTALANRVIDSDGILRDQAKDLDASILKLESHETMVYLRTVVDSLTRIGDYGKNIAEIAINSAINSK; encoded by the coding sequence ATAGAGACAAGGAAAGTTCAACAGACCGGCGGGTCCACATATATAATTTCCTTACCCAAACCATGGGCCGAAAAGGTAGGGATCAAGACCGGAGTGCGGGTTTCTATCCAGACCCAGCCTGACGGGAAACTGGTAATCGACCCTATCCTTGAAGGCCGCACGATTAAAACGAAAAGGATTGATGTCACCGGCTGTGAAGGGCAGGCCCTGGAAAGAGACATTATTGCCGCCTATATCTACGGATACGACAAAATGGAGTTCGTATCGAAACGGATTCTTTCCGAACAGAAGCAGATCATCCGAAAAGTCTGCTATAAACTGATAGGCCCTGAAATCATTGAAGAGAGTTCAAACTGCCTGGTCATCCAGGATCTCCTGAACCCCAACGAACTCCCAATCAAGAAAGGGATACACCGGATGTACCTGATCTCAAGTTCCATGCAAAAGGATGCAATAAGGGCACTCAAAACCATTGACCACGACCTGGCCCTTGATGTCAGCCTCAGGGACGACGAGGTTGACAGGCTGTATCTCCTGATCTCAAAACAATTCAGGTCTGTCCTCTGCGGCTCGAAGATACCTTATCCTTCGGAAACAAGTATCGAGGAATACCACGACTTCAGGATGGCGGCAAGTCCCCTGGAGCGTATAGGGGACCACTCCCAGAGGATAGCAAACGTTGCCTCAAAACTGGAAACTCCCATTCAATCCGATGTGATGGGAGGAGTAGAGGACCTCAGCGTCGCTTCAATGGAACTCGTCAAACAGGCAATTGACGCTCTTTTTAACGCGGACACGGCCCTTGCAAACAGGGTAATAGACAGCGACGGAATCCTCCGTGACCAGGCAAAAGACCTGGATGCATCCATCCTCAAACTCGAATCCCATGAAACCATGGTCTACCTCAGAACGGTTGTGGACAGTCTCACCAGGATAGGGGACTACGGCAAGAACATAGCCGAAATAGCCATAAATTCCGCAATCAACAGCAAGTAA
- a CDS encoding shikimate kinase: MTFEGYACASGAGTIINAIATWKGSAFGIDLKTFAEVELSEGKPGISGSIEELPEGDTRLIERCVEMVLGQFELELGGTVMTRSEVPLAGGLKSSSAAANAAVLATLRAIDKTLPPLDIVKLGVRAAKDVGVTVTGAFDDACASFFGGVVLTDNRQMELVRREEYESKVLIFAPDKKAFSAETDVKRSRLIAPYVEMAYDLALGGDYERAMTLNGFLYCGALGFDTEYMLRALECGVRGVSLSGTGPSYAALVSAGELKEVRSAWESCGLEGRVIETTINNRDAISLSSEGSI; this comes from the coding sequence ATGACGTTTGAAGGGTATGCCTGTGCTTCCGGGGCAGGAACCATCATAAACGCGATTGCCACCTGGAAAGGTTCGGCATTCGGGATAGACTTGAAGACTTTTGCAGAAGTGGAACTTTCGGAAGGTAAACCCGGGATTTCCGGCTCAATCGAGGAGTTGCCTGAGGGAGACACCAGGCTTATCGAACGCTGCGTTGAGATGGTCCTGGGGCAGTTCGAGCTTGAACTCGGGGGTACCGTGATGACCCGGAGTGAAGTCCCTCTCGCAGGGGGGCTCAAGAGCAGCAGTGCAGCGGCAAACGCGGCTGTCCTTGCAACCCTGAGGGCAATTGACAAAACTCTCCCCCCGCTTGATATTGTGAAACTGGGGGTCAGGGCTGCAAAAGATGTAGGAGTTACGGTCACAGGAGCTTTTGATGATGCGTGTGCCTCCTTTTTCGGGGGAGTCGTGCTGACCGACAACAGGCAGATGGAGCTGGTACGAAGGGAAGAGTACGAGTCAAAGGTCCTGATATTTGCCCCTGATAAGAAAGCCTTCAGTGCGGAGACTGACGTGAAGCGTTCCCGCCTGATTGCCCCCTATGTGGAAATGGCATACGACCTTGCTCTCGGGGGTGACTATGAGAGGGCAATGACCCTTAACGGTTTTCTCTACTGCGGGGCGCTTGGGTTTGATACCGAATACATGCTCAGAGCCCTGGAATGTGGTGTAAGGGGCGTAAGCCTTTCCGGGACAGGGCCTTCCTACGCCGCCCTGGTCAGCGCCGGGGAACTGAAGGAAGTCAGGAGTGCCTGGGAAAGTTGCGGGCTTGAAGGCCGGGTCATAGAAACCACTATAAATAACAGGGACGCAATATCTTTAAGCAGCGAGGGATCCATTTGA
- a CDS encoding AIR carboxylase family protein has translation MADISLIMGSESDRAIANRAISVLEKSEYTYEVRVISAHRNPDELDSYVAGSDAKVFITIAGLSAALPGVVASKTKKPVIGVPVSAKLGGLDALLSIAQMPPGVPVASVGVDNGANGAHLALRILDLTKKE, from the coding sequence ATGGCAGACATTTCACTGATAATGGGTTCTGAATCTGACCGGGCAATCGCCAACCGTGCGATTTCGGTTCTTGAAAAAAGCGAGTACACATACGAAGTAAGGGTAATTTCCGCCCACCGTAACCCGGATGAGCTTGACAGCTACGTTGCGGGCTCAGATGCAAAGGTCTTTATCACCATAGCAGGCTTATCGGCTGCCCTCCCAGGAGTCGTTGCTTCTAAAACCAAAAAGCCGGTCATAGGTGTCCCCGTAAGCGCAAAGCTTGGGGGTCTTGATGCCCTTCTCTCCATAGCCCAGATGCCTCCGGGGGTGCCTGTAGCAAGTGTGGGGGTCGATAACGGGGCAAACGGTGCGCACCTTGCCTTAAGGATCCTGGATTTAACGAAAAAGGAATAA
- the hisE gene encoding phosphoribosyl-ATP diphosphatase has translation MLDADLSILNRVYDIILDRKMNYDECSYVCKLLNHRKGMNKILEKVGEESIETILAVRNNDHEEIVSETSDLIFHLLVMLAANDITLDEIAAELSARHESMKRD, from the coding sequence ATGCTGGATGCCGACTTATCCATTTTAAACAGAGTGTATGATATTATCCTGGACCGAAAAATGAACTATGACGAATGTTCATACGTCTGTAAACTTTTGAACCACCGCAAGGGTATGAACAAAATCCTTGAAAAAGTAGGGGAGGAGTCCATTGAAACGATCCTGGCGGTTCGAAATAATGACCATGAAGAGATCGTTTCGGAAACTTCAGACCTGATTTTCCATCTTCTGGTGATGCTTGCGGCAAATGACATCACTCTGGATGAAATTGCAGCCGAGCTTAGCGCCCGCCATGAAAGTATGAAAAGGGATTGA